Proteins encoded together in one Rhizobium bangladeshense window:
- the visR gene encoding transcriptional regulator VisR yields the protein MGQPSSRAMNGADPLRMVRVNRISSRSDLFPRLIAMQKLADAQGFAIYRLTGSGLPAKQRLVCELENWGPSNAGFGKAFTDAYGDILLDHIEKSLLPLSWAGAHDRAAPGPSDFSPFMTRLKDGILPFSGLAFPVRLGAVGNGFILFTGDDIDPSSDTIVELHGRCCHVMMDLLSLDERRSTAAEALSEREIACLQLAGDGRISEEIAEKLGLSVHTVNAYLGSATIKLDSVNRIQAIAKAIRLGYIS from the coding sequence ATGGGGCAACCATCAAGCAGGGCGATGAACGGTGCCGATCCGCTGCGCATGGTGCGGGTGAACAGGATTTCCAGCCGTTCCGATCTTTTCCCGCGGCTGATCGCGATGCAGAAGCTCGCTGATGCTCAGGGCTTCGCGATCTACCGCCTCACTGGCTCAGGGCTTCCCGCAAAACAGCGGCTTGTCTGCGAGCTCGAGAACTGGGGCCCCTCCAATGCCGGCTTCGGCAAGGCGTTCACCGATGCCTACGGAGACATCCTTCTCGACCATATCGAAAAGTCGCTGCTGCCGCTTTCATGGGCCGGCGCTCACGACCGGGCGGCCCCCGGTCCGTCCGATTTTTCGCCCTTCATGACGCGCCTGAAGGATGGCATCCTGCCTTTCTCCGGCCTTGCATTTCCGGTGCGGCTCGGCGCCGTCGGCAATGGCTTCATCCTTTTCACTGGCGATGATATCGATCCTTCAAGCGACACCATCGTCGAGCTGCATGGTCGCTGCTGCCACGTCATGATGGATCTGCTCTCTCTCGACGAACGCCGCTCGACCGCCGCCGAAGCGCTGAGCGAACGCGAAATCGCCTGCCTCCAGCTTGCCGGCGATGGCCGTATCAGCGAAGAGATAGCCGAAAAACTCGGCTTGTCCGTGCACACCGTCAATGCCTATCTCGGTTCGGCGACCATCAAGCTCGATTCCGTCAACCGCATCCAGGCAATCGCGAAGGCAATCCGGCTCGGCTATATCAGCTGA
- the flhB gene encoding flagellar biosynthesis protein FlhB gives MADDDKDSKTEAPTAKKQSDAAEKGNVPFSRELSIFATILATFIYLVFFLPDSVGRMSETLRDIFEQPDQWRIETGPDILALFVKLGWACAALLAPAFILLMVFGIASSIFQNLPTPVLERIRPQASRVSLIKGWSRLFSLPGLIEFGKSLFKVVVVGVILFFVLRSEYLGSIDAMFSDPQTILMRMVAAMRKIIIVMLIATAIVAIADLFWTRHHWFTELKMTRHEVKEENKQAQGDPFVKSRQRSLMRDRARRRMIANVHRATLVIANPTHYAVALRYAREENDAPVVLAKGQDLIALKIREIAEQNGIPVFEDPPLARSMFAQVSVDSVIPSVFYKAVAELIHRVYAAEAKNKRVR, from the coding sequence TTGGCAGACGATGACAAGGACAGCAAAACAGAAGCCCCGACCGCGAAAAAGCAAAGCGACGCCGCGGAAAAAGGCAATGTGCCGTTTTCGCGCGAGCTTTCGATCTTCGCGACCATTCTCGCCACCTTTATCTATCTGGTGTTCTTCCTTCCCGATAGCGTCGGCCGCATGAGTGAAACGCTGCGCGACATTTTCGAGCAGCCCGACCAATGGAGAATCGAGACGGGACCGGATATTCTGGCGCTCTTCGTCAAGCTCGGCTGGGCCTGTGCGGCGCTGCTGGCGCCCGCCTTCATCCTGTTAATGGTCTTCGGCATCGCCTCCTCGATCTTCCAGAACCTGCCGACGCCTGTGCTTGAACGCATCAGGCCGCAGGCCTCGCGCGTCTCTCTGATCAAGGGCTGGTCACGGCTCTTCAGCTTGCCCGGTCTCATCGAGTTCGGAAAGTCGCTGTTCAAGGTCGTGGTCGTGGGGGTGATTCTATTCTTCGTGCTCCGGAGCGAATATCTCGGCTCGATCGACGCGATGTTCTCCGATCCGCAGACGATCCTCATGCGAATGGTGGCAGCGATGCGCAAGATCATCATCGTCATGCTGATCGCCACCGCAATCGTTGCGATCGCCGATCTTTTCTGGACACGCCATCACTGGTTCACCGAGCTCAAGATGACGCGCCACGAGGTGAAGGAAGAAAACAAGCAGGCGCAGGGCGACCCATTCGTCAAAAGCCGGCAGCGCTCGCTGATGCGCGACCGCGCGCGCCGGCGCATGATCGCCAACGTACACCGCGCCACGCTTGTCATCGCCAACCCGACGCACTACGCCGTGGCGCTGCGCTATGCGCGTGAAGAGAACGACGCGCCGGTGGTTCTGGCAAAGGGCCAGGACCTCATCGCGCTCAAAATCAGGGAGATTGCCGAGCAGAACGGCATCCCGGTGTTCGAGGATCCGCCGCTTGCGCGCTCCATGTTTGCGCAAGTCTCGGTCGATAGTGTCATACCGTCAGTCTTCTATAAGGCCGTTGCGGAGCTCATACACAGGGTCTACGCCGCAGAAGCCAAGAACAAACGGGTAAGATAA
- the fliG gene encoding flagellar motor switch protein FliG, translating into MMDFDDFGGALAGKPLTQAEKAAAVLLAMGKGVAGRLLKYFTQAELQTIISSAQSLRAIPPDELLSLVSEFEDLFTEGAGLMDNAKAIEAILEEGLTPDEVDSLLGRRTAFQAYETSIWDRLSEAEPAFVAQFLLREHPQTVAYILSMMPSSFGAKVLLQLPDNRRADIMNRTVNMKAVSPKAAQIIENQVMTLLAEVEAERNAAGSTKVADLMNELDKPQVDTLLTSLESISRESVNKVRPKIFLFEDLMFMPQRSRVLLLNDISSDVLTVALRGSPAEIREAVLSAISPRQRRMIESDLQSGMGGVNPREIAIARRAVAQEAIRLANSGQIELKEKEGEASAAA; encoded by the coding sequence ATGATGGACTTTGACGATTTCGGCGGCGCGCTAGCCGGGAAACCGTTGACCCAGGCTGAAAAAGCGGCGGCGGTCCTTCTCGCCATGGGAAAGGGTGTCGCCGGCCGGCTGTTGAAATATTTCACTCAGGCCGAACTGCAGACCATTATCTCATCTGCCCAGTCGCTGCGCGCCATTCCGCCGGACGAGCTCCTGTCGCTCGTCTCCGAGTTCGAGGACCTCTTTACCGAGGGCGCCGGACTGATGGACAACGCCAAGGCGATCGAGGCCATTTTGGAAGAAGGCCTGACCCCCGACGAGGTTGACAGCCTGCTCGGCCGTCGCACGGCCTTCCAGGCTTACGAGACCTCGATCTGGGATCGGCTCAGCGAAGCCGAGCCGGCATTCGTCGCGCAGTTCCTGCTGCGCGAACATCCGCAGACTGTCGCCTATATCCTTTCAATGATGCCCTCCTCCTTCGGCGCCAAGGTGCTGCTGCAGCTTCCCGACAATCGTCGCGCCGACATCATGAACCGAACGGTCAACATGAAGGCTGTCAGCCCGAAGGCTGCGCAGATCATCGAGAACCAGGTGATGACGCTGCTTGCCGAGGTCGAGGCAGAGCGCAATGCGGCCGGCTCGACGAAGGTCGCCGATCTCATGAACGAGCTCGACAAACCGCAGGTCGACACGCTGCTGACCTCGCTCGAATCGATCAGCCGCGAGTCGGTCAACAAGGTTCGGCCGAAGATCTTCCTCTTCGAGGACCTCATGTTCATGCCGCAGCGCAGCCGCGTCCTGCTGCTCAACGACATTTCAAGCGACGTGCTGACCGTCGCGCTGCGCGGCTCGCCGGCCGAGATCCGCGAAGCGGTTCTCTCCGCCATCAGTCCACGTCAGCGCCGCATGATCGAATCGGATCTGCAGAGCGGCATGGGCGGCGTCAATCCACGCGAAATCGCCATCGCCCGGCGCGCCGTGGCGCAGGAAGCGATTCGCCTGGCCAATTCCGGCCAGATCGAACTCAAGGAAAAGGAAGGCGAAGCTTCGGCTGCCGCCTGA
- the fliN gene encoding flagellar motor switch protein FliN: MATKKTQQDSDLSLDMPGSEADLDQAIDDLRGVLKKDADGDLSQFGGDLGNDGFAAGTDLAAFGGEISDSPFGGDDFGGDFGAGNASPAAGMDFGGSTSFETSPAPLGSALTSNFELIMDIPIDVQIMLGTSRMQVSGLMNLNEGATIALDKKIGEPVEIMVNGRRIARGEITVLDNDDTRFGVKLIEVLSTKKA, from the coding sequence ATGGCTACGAAGAAGACACAGCAGGACAGCGACCTCTCCCTGGATATGCCGGGCAGCGAAGCCGATCTCGACCAGGCGATCGACGATCTGCGCGGCGTGCTGAAGAAGGATGCCGATGGCGACCTGTCACAGTTTGGCGGCGACCTGGGAAATGATGGCTTTGCAGCAGGAACGGACCTGGCCGCCTTCGGCGGCGAGATTTCGGATTCCCCTTTCGGCGGCGATGATTTCGGCGGCGACTTCGGCGCTGGCAATGCCAGCCCGGCTGCCGGCATGGATTTCGGCGGCAGCACTTCGTTCGAGACCTCGCCGGCACCGCTCGGCAGCGCACTGACCTCGAACTTCGAGCTGATCATGGACATTCCGATCGATGTCCAGATCATGCTCGGGACCAGCCGGATGCAGGTCTCCGGCCTGATGAATCTCAACGAAGGAGCGACGATCGCTCTTGACAAGAAGATCGGCGAACCCGTCGAGATCATGGTCAACGGCCGCCGGATCGCTCGCGGCGAGATTACGGTGCTTGATAACGACGACACCCGATTCGGCGTAAAACTGATAGAAGTTTTGAGTACGAAAAAAGCCTGA
- a CDS encoding FliM/FliN family flagellar motor switch protein: MGDASHDKPAMDPALLAKLTGGLGDRGRVSKICSSFGAVYAEFFPDVIKSETGLDVTVNYLGCEIGYKNHLIDDLSANVTLVDAALRNWSQNITLACGNGFVITLMEHLLGATADTIDEPADRLLSVIELDLAVMVFDKIAKVLRSAVNAPGGFEPSLSVPHAHEMRARPAEDKPDEFAAAINMSITLAGIVSEFSLIVPQTALLKTKVTPPKAKRQAGGSSPEWTEQLGDQVRRSHVTLEAKIRLQDLTLRTISKLMVGDVIPFRDSGDVRVEVSANSKELYICEFGRSGENYMVRVKDTMNSDDELIRHLMN; the protein is encoded by the coding sequence ATGGGCGATGCTTCGCATGACAAACCGGCAATGGATCCTGCCCTTCTCGCCAAACTGACTGGCGGGCTTGGCGACAGAGGCAGAGTCTCGAAGATCTGCAGCTCCTTTGGGGCCGTCTACGCCGAGTTCTTTCCCGATGTCATCAAAAGCGAGACCGGCCTCGACGTGACGGTCAACTATCTCGGCTGCGAAATCGGCTACAAGAACCACCTTATCGACGACCTGAGCGCCAATGTCACGCTGGTCGATGCGGCCTTGCGCAACTGGTCGCAGAACATCACCCTTGCCTGCGGCAACGGTTTCGTCATCACGCTGATGGAGCACCTGCTCGGCGCCACCGCCGATACGATCGATGAACCGGCCGACCGGCTGCTCTCGGTCATCGAGCTCGACCTTGCCGTCATGGTCTTTGACAAGATCGCCAAGGTGCTGCGCTCGGCGGTCAATGCACCTGGCGGATTCGAACCAAGCCTTTCGGTCCCGCATGCGCACGAGATGCGCGCCCGGCCGGCAGAGGACAAGCCGGACGAATTCGCCGCCGCCATCAACATGTCGATCACACTAGCCGGCATCGTCTCGGAATTCTCGCTGATCGTTCCTCAGACGGCACTGCTCAAGACCAAAGTGACGCCGCCGAAGGCGAAGCGCCAGGCCGGCGGCAGCTCGCCGGAATGGACCGAACAGCTCGGCGATCAGGTCCGCCGCTCGCATGTCACACTCGAGGCCAAGATCAGGCTGCAGGACCTGACGTTGCGTACCATATCGAAGCTGATGGTCGGCGACGTGATCCCCTTCCGCGACAGTGGCGACGTACGCGTCGAGGTCAGCGCCAACAGCAAGGAATTGTATATCTGCGAGTTCGGACGTTCCGGCGAAAACTACATGGTCCGGGTCAAGGATACGATGAACTCGGATGACGAACTCATCCGTCATTTGATGAACTAA
- the motA gene encoding flagellar motor stator protein MotA, with amino-acid sequence MNIIIGFIVTCGCVIGGFMAMGGHVDALFQPFEFVIIGGAGIGSFIMANPMKVVKDSGKALGEAFKHAVPKERNYLDTLGVLYSLMRDLRTKSRNEIEAHIDNPAESTIFQQAPTVLKNKELTAFICDYVRLIIIGNARSHEIEALMDEELNTIMHDKMKPYHAIQIMGDSFPAIGIVAAVLGVIKAMASINESPEVLGHLIGSALVGTFLGILLSYCLCSPLVSQIKIVRSKQHRLYVIVKQTLLAYMNGSVPQVALEYGRKTISAYERPSIDAVEQEMMNPGGENKAA; translated from the coding sequence ATGAACATCATTATCGGATTTATAGTGACTTGCGGCTGCGTCATCGGCGGCTTCATGGCAATGGGCGGCCATGTGGACGCTCTGTTCCAGCCCTTCGAGTTCGTCATCATCGGCGGCGCCGGCATCGGCAGTTTCATCATGGCAAACCCGATGAAGGTGGTGAAGGATTCCGGCAAGGCGCTCGGCGAAGCCTTCAAACATGCCGTGCCGAAAGAACGCAATTACCTCGACACCCTCGGCGTGCTCTATTCGCTAATGCGCGACCTGCGCACCAAGTCCCGAAACGAAATCGAAGCCCACATCGACAATCCGGCCGAATCGACCATCTTCCAGCAGGCCCCGACCGTTCTGAAGAACAAGGAACTGACGGCGTTCATCTGCGACTACGTGCGCCTGATCATCATCGGCAACGCCCGCAGCCACGAAATCGAGGCGCTGATGGACGAAGAGCTCAACACCATCATGCACGACAAGATGAAGCCCTACCACGCGATCCAGATCATGGGCGATTCCTTTCCGGCGATCGGTATCGTCGCGGCGGTTCTCGGCGTCATCAAGGCGATGGCTTCGATCAACGAATCGCCTGAAGTGCTCGGTCACCTGATCGGCTCGGCGCTCGTGGGCACCTTCCTCGGCATCCTCTTGTCCTACTGCCTCTGCTCGCCGCTGGTCTCCCAGATCAAGATCGTGCGCAGCAAGCAGCACCGCCTCTACGTTATCGTCAAGCAGACGCTGCTTGCCTATATGAACGGATCGGTGCCGCAGGTCGCTCTCGAATACGGCCGCAAGACAATTTCGGCCTACGAACGTCCTTCCATCGATGCAGTCGAACAGGAAATGATGAACCCCGGCGGCGAAAACAAGGCGGCTTAA
- the flgF gene encoding flagellar basal-body rod protein FlgF yields the protein MQSGLYVSLSSQMALEKRLSTIADNMANVNTTGFRATEVKFDEMVAATKNKLNTKVAFVSQGNDYLNEQTGELQHTGNMLDFAVKGDAWFALETPAGRVLTRDGRFTIRETGELVSVRGYPVLDAGGAPIQLDTKAGEPAVGTDGIIYQSGRQVGSLGLFEADISKGYLRYENSGIMTTDQPRAVVDRFNIGVEQGYLENSNVNAMREITQLIEVNRAFESISSLMRDSEDSFKQAVQTLGGSR from the coding sequence ATGCAATCCGGTCTTTACGTTTCTCTGTCGTCGCAGATGGCGCTTGAAAAGCGCCTGAGCACTATCGCGGACAACATGGCAAACGTGAACACCACCGGTTTTCGCGCAACCGAGGTGAAGTTCGACGAGATGGTGGCGGCCACCAAGAACAAGCTGAACACCAAGGTCGCCTTCGTTTCCCAGGGCAACGACTATCTGAATGAGCAGACGGGCGAACTGCAGCACACCGGCAACATGCTGGATTTTGCCGTCAAGGGTGATGCCTGGTTTGCGCTCGAGACCCCAGCCGGCCGTGTGCTCACGAGAGACGGCCGTTTCACCATCAGGGAAACCGGCGAACTCGTCTCCGTCAGGGGATATCCCGTTCTCGATGCCGGCGGTGCACCGATCCAGCTCGACACGAAGGCTGGCGAGCCGGCTGTCGGCACCGATGGGATCATTTATCAGAGCGGCCGGCAGGTCGGCTCCCTCGGCCTGTTCGAGGCCGATATCAGCAAGGGCTACCTGCGCTACGAAAACAGCGGCATCATGACCACCGACCAGCCGCGCGCCGTCGTCGACCGCTTCAATATCGGCGTCGAGCAGGGATACCTCGAAAACTCCAACGTCAATGCCATGCGCGAGATCACCCAGCTGATTGAGGTGAACCGTGCCTTTGAAAGCATTTCGTCGCTGATGCGCGACAGCGAGGACTCGTTCAAGCAGGCCGTCCAGACGCTTGGGGGCAGCCGCTAA
- the fliI gene encoding flagellar protein export ATPase FliI, with protein sequence MSSTLLAEDGLSPKLAHLAGLVEQYASPEFAVAHGGRVQTIAAGHYTVHGLSRHVRLGEFVAHKSASGVHLGEVVRVEPELIYVCPIEPGEPIGIHDTVIRKGAFRISPSDSWCGRTLNSLCEPIDGLGPIAEGLDRRSISNTAPPSMTRQRVGTGFKTGVRAIDIFSPLCLGQRLGIFAGSGVGKSTLLSMLARADAFDKVVIALVGERGREVREFIEDTLGSNMKKAIAVVATSDESPMLRKMAPLTAVTVAEHFRDKGENVLFVVDSVTRFAHAIREVATASGEPPIARGYPASVFTELPRLLERAGPGAEGAGTITAIISILVDGDNHNDPIADSTRGILDGHIVLQRSLAEEGRYPPIDPLASISRLARKAWTPDQEKLVSRLKVLIHRFEETRDLRLIGGYRQGADPDLDMAVKQVPIIYDVLKQSPGDRDSVDAFADLAGALKAAAGMGNPGASIQRR encoded by the coding sequence ATGAGCAGCACGCTACTGGCCGAGGACGGCCTTTCCCCGAAGCTGGCGCATCTGGCAGGTCTCGTCGAGCAATATGCATCGCCGGAATTCGCGGTTGCCCATGGCGGTCGCGTCCAGACCATTGCGGCCGGTCATTACACCGTCCACGGTCTTTCGCGCCATGTTCGTCTCGGCGAGTTCGTCGCTCATAAATCCGCCTCCGGCGTCCATCTCGGCGAGGTCGTTCGTGTCGAACCGGAACTGATCTACGTCTGCCCGATCGAGCCCGGCGAGCCGATCGGCATCCATGACACCGTCATCCGCAAGGGCGCCTTCCGCATTTCGCCCTCCGATAGCTGGTGCGGGCGCACCCTCAATTCGCTCTGTGAGCCGATCGACGGGCTGGGTCCAATCGCCGAGGGCCTCGATCGCCGCTCGATCTCCAACACAGCACCGCCGTCGATGACCCGCCAGCGGGTCGGGACCGGCTTCAAGACCGGCGTGCGCGCAATCGACATCTTTTCGCCGCTCTGCCTCGGCCAGCGCCTCGGCATCTTCGCAGGCTCCGGCGTCGGCAAGTCGACGCTTCTCTCCATGCTCGCCCGCGCCGACGCCTTCGACAAGGTGGTCATCGCGCTCGTCGGCGAACGCGGCCGCGAGGTGCGCGAGTTCATCGAGGATACGCTCGGCAGCAATATGAAGAAGGCGATTGCCGTCGTTGCAACCAGCGACGAAAGCCCGATGCTGCGCAAGATGGCGCCGCTGACGGCTGTCACCGTCGCCGAGCATTTCCGCGACAAGGGCGAGAACGTCCTCTTTGTCGTCGATAGCGTCACCCGTTTCGCCCATGCCATCCGTGAGGTGGCGACGGCCTCCGGGGAGCCGCCGATCGCTCGCGGTTATCCCGCTTCCGTCTTCACCGAACTGCCGCGCCTGCTCGAACGCGCCGGTCCTGGCGCCGAGGGCGCCGGCACGATCACGGCAATCATCTCGATCCTCGTCGATGGCGACAACCACAACGATCCGATCGCCGATTCGACGCGCGGCATCCTCGACGGCCACATCGTCTTACAGCGCAGTCTCGCCGAAGAGGGGCGCTATCCTCCGATCGATCCGCTCGCCTCGATCTCGCGTCTTGCCCGCAAGGCGTGGACGCCGGATCAGGAAAAGCTGGTTTCGCGATTGAAGGTATTGATCCACCGCTTCGAGGAAACGAGGGACCTGCGGCTGATCGGCGGTTACCGCCAGGGCGCTGATCCAGATCTCGACATGGCGGTCAAGCAGGTCCCGATCATTTACGACGTCCTGAAACAGTCTCCCGGCGATCGTGACTCGGTCGACGCCTTTGCCGATCTCGCCGGCGCGCTCAAGGCTGCAGCCGGCATGGGCAATCCGGGCGCATCCATCCAGAGGAGATAG
- the flgB gene encoding flagellar basal body rod protein FlgB, whose amino-acid sequence MQPIQLFDLASRQAEWLTIRQQVVAGNIANANTPKFRAKDVTPFDAVLERSDITMARTNPAHLSGNDFSDSGDIDIKEAALDQEIGIQESGNTVGLAEELSKSGEIKRQYELNTSLISSFNRMMLMTVRK is encoded by the coding sequence ATGCAACCGATCCAACTTTTCGACTTGGCTTCGCGACAGGCGGAATGGCTGACGATCCGTCAGCAGGTTGTTGCCGGCAATATCGCGAATGCTAATACCCCGAAGTTTCGCGCCAAGGATGTCACACCCTTCGATGCCGTGCTGGAAAGATCCGACATCACGATGGCGCGCACCAATCCGGCGCATCTGAGCGGTAACGATTTCAGCGACAGCGGCGATATCGACATCAAGGAGGCCGCACTCGACCAGGAGATCGGTATCCAGGAATCCGGCAACACCGTCGGTTTGGCAGAGGAACTCTCCAAGTCAGGCGAGATCAAGCGCCAGTACGAGCTCAATACCTCGCTGATCAGCTCCTTCAACCGCATGATGTTGATGACCGTCAGGAAGTAA
- the flgC gene encoding flagellar basal body rod protein FlgC, giving the protein MDPLSAAMKIAGSGLEAQSTRLRIVSENIANARSTGDTPGADPYRRKTITFGQQMDRTSGVETVNVKKVGVDEGDFSTEFDPSNPAADAKGVVKLPNVNILVEMADMREANRSYDANLQTIKQTRDLISSTIDLLKSQ; this is encoded by the coding sequence ATGGATCCGCTTTCCGCAGCTATGAAAATCGCCGGTTCGGGGCTCGAGGCGCAATCGACGCGCCTGCGCATCGTCTCGGAAAACATTGCCAATGCCCGCTCGACCGGCGATACACCCGGCGCCGATCCCTATCGCCGCAAGACGATCACCTTTGGCCAGCAGATGGACCGCACGAGCGGCGTCGAGACCGTCAACGTCAAGAAGGTCGGCGTTGATGAAGGCGATTTCAGCACCGAATTCGACCCCAGCAATCCCGCGGCTGACGCCAAGGGCGTCGTCAAATTGCCGAACGTCAACATCCTGGTCGAGATGGCCGACATGCGTGAAGCCAATCGCTCCTACGACGCCAACCTGCAGACCATCAAGCAGACCCGTGACCTCATCTCCTCCACGATCGATCTTCTGAAGAGCCAATAA
- a CDS encoding flagellar hook-basal body complex protein FliE, with product MIKSVQNVSNLSMTRALGAVDTENSASSSATTMPGTAGAANGLSFASVMGSMAIDTVNSLKSAESMSFAGIKGTATTREVVDSMLQAEQALQTAIAIRDKVVTAFLEVTRMQM from the coding sequence ATGATCAAAAGCGTCCAGAATGTCAGCAATCTTTCGATGACCCGCGCGCTCGGCGCCGTCGACACCGAAAATTCGGCCTCCTCTTCCGCAACGACCATGCCGGGCACTGCGGGTGCGGCCAACGGCCTGAGCTTCGCCTCGGTCATGGGCAGCATGGCGATCGACACGGTCAACAGCCTGAAGAGTGCCGAAAGCATGTCCTTCGCCGGCATCAAGGGTACGGCGACGACCCGTGAAGTCGTCGATTCGATGCTCCAGGCCGAGCAGGCGCTGCAGACCGCGATCGCCATTCGCGACAAGGTCGTCACCGCCTTTCTCGAAGTCACCAGGATGCAGATGTAA
- the flgG gene encoding flagellar basal-body rod protein FlgG — protein sequence MRALAIAATGMDAQQTNLEVIANNIANINTTGFKRARAEFTDLLYQTERAKGVANRANQAVVPEGANIGLGVQTSAVRNLHLQGELTQTGNDLDVALIGKGFFQIQSTDGTTLYTRAGAFNKNDQGQLVTIDGYEVLPGITIPQGSTQLTISRSGEVSAKLPGQTDPTVLGQLTLADFVNEAGLQPIGDNLFQETPASGEAVVGNPDEEGFGFMKQGYLESSNVDPVKEITELISAQRAYEMNSKVITTADEMASIVSKNLK from the coding sequence ATGAGAGCGCTCGCCATTGCAGCAACGGGCATGGATGCCCAGCAGACCAATCTGGAAGTCATCGCGAACAACATCGCCAACATCAACACGACGGGCTTCAAGCGGGCCCGGGCCGAGTTCACCGACCTTCTCTACCAGACCGAACGAGCAAAGGGCGTTGCCAACCGCGCCAATCAGGCAGTCGTTCCGGAAGGCGCGAATATCGGCCTCGGCGTCCAGACTTCGGCGGTCCGCAATCTGCACCTCCAGGGCGAGCTCACTCAGACCGGCAACGATCTCGACGTGGCGCTGATCGGCAAGGGTTTCTTCCAGATCCAGTCGACCGATGGCACCACGCTCTATACCCGCGCCGGCGCCTTCAACAAGAATGACCAGGGGCAGCTCGTCACCATCGACGGCTATGAAGTCCTTCCGGGCATCACCATCCCGCAGGGTTCGACCCAATTGACTATCAGTCGCTCGGGCGAAGTCTCGGCCAAGTTGCCGGGCCAGACCGATCCGACCGTGCTTGGCCAGCTTACGCTTGCCGATTTCGTCAACGAGGCTGGCCTTCAGCCCATCGGCGACAATCTCTTCCAGGAAACGCCGGCCTCGGGCGAGGCCGTCGTCGGCAACCCCGACGAGGAAGGCTTTGGCTTCATGAAGCAGGGCTATTTGGAATCCTCGAACGTCGATCCTGTGAAGGAAATCACCGAGCTGATATCGGCCCAGCGTGCTTATGAAATGAATTCGAAGGTGATCACCACCGCTGATGAAATGGCCTCCATCGTCAGCAAGAACCTGAAGTAA
- the flgA gene encoding flagellar basal body P-ring formation chaperone FlgA, whose product MMFCRAGRISGWVAAATIALAGVILPADANAGMGYAVVPTTIIYPGDTLSGSQLQEVEVTNPNLAGDYAKSISQVEGLVSKRTLLPGRTISVSALREPYTVTRGSSIRLVFSLGAMTISAAGTPLEDGATGQVVRARNMDSGVIVSGTVLADGTIHVRAK is encoded by the coding sequence ATGATGTTTTGCCGGGCAGGACGCATCTCAGGATGGGTGGCGGCAGCCACGATCGCACTCGCGGGCGTTATTTTGCCCGCGGACGCGAATGCCGGCATGGGTTATGCCGTCGTTCCCACGACGATCATCTACCCCGGCGACACATTGTCGGGCAGCCAGCTTCAGGAGGTTGAGGTCACCAATCCCAACCTCGCCGGTGATTATGCCAAATCGATTTCGCAGGTCGAAGGTTTGGTTTCCAAGCGCACGCTGCTGCCGGGCCGCACAATTTCAGTTTCAGCCCTGCGCGAACCCTATACCGTGACGCGCGGCTCTTCGATCCGCCTGGTCTTCTCTCTCGGTGCAATGACGATCTCCGCCGCCGGTACGCCGCTCGAAGACGGCGCTACGGGGCAAGTGGTCCGTGCACGCAATATGGATTCCGGCGTCATCGTCAGCGGCACGGTGCTTGCGGATGGCACGATCCATGTGAGGGCAAAATGA